From a single Parcubacteria group bacterium CG10_big_fil_rev_8_21_14_0_10_36_14 genomic region:
- the gatA gene encoding Asp-tRNA(Asn)/Glu-tRNA(Gln) amidotransferase GatCAB subunit A (allows the formation of correctly charged Asn-tRNA(Asn) or Gln-tRNA(Gln) through the transamidation of misacylated Asp-tRNA(Asn) or Glu-tRNA(Gln) in organisms which lack either or both of asparaginyl-tRNA or glutaminyl-tRNA synthetases; reaction takes place in the presence of glutamine and ATP through an activated phospho-Asp-tRNA(Asn) or phospho-Glu-tRNA): protein MKLNELTIKQAHKGLEKKDFSAVDLINDCITAIEEKNADLNAYLAVFKERAIRDAKSVDVKIAQKEGIGVLEGIPLAIKDNILIQDTKCTGGSKILENYISAYDATVIKKLREAGGIFLGKTNMDEFACGSSTENSAYGPTKNPHDLKKVPGGSSGGSAAALSADMCLGAFGSDTGGSVRQPASLCGNIGFKPSYGRVSRYGLMAMASSFDQISPFAKSVEDAEILYKAVAGKDKYDSTTVDKPLGLDEKIDLKKLRVGLPKEYYKGLGGNIKDKIKEKVNILKGLGAEIKEVSLPHTDYALAVYYIIMPSELSSNLARFDGVRYGYSAYKKSSVKNLLETYMESRAIGFGKEIKRRIMIGTYALSSGYYDAYYKKSTAVRAVIKQDFDKVFNEVDCLITPTSPSVAWNLGEKIDDPLKMYLSDIYTVSANVAGIPAISIPCGDIDGLPIGLQIIGKQFDENTVLRTAKELHA, encoded by the coding sequence ATGAAATTAAATGAACTCACAATTAAACAGGCGCATAAAGGTTTGGAGAAGAAAGATTTTAGCGCAGTAGACCTTATAAATGACTGTATAACCGCAATAGAAGAAAAAAATGCTGACCTAAATGCTTATCTGGCTGTTTTTAAAGAACGGGCAATTCGCGATGCAAAATCTGTGGATGTAAAAATAGCGCAGAAAGAAGGAATTGGCGTATTAGAGGGGATCCCTTTAGCGATAAAGGATAATATTTTGATACAAGATACAAAGTGTACTGGCGGTTCAAAAATTTTAGAAAATTATATAAGTGCATACGATGCTACGGTAATAAAAAAATTGCGTGAAGCAGGAGGAATATTTTTAGGAAAAACAAATATGGATGAATTTGCCTGTGGTTCTTCAACGGAAAATTCTGCATATGGACCGACAAAAAACCCTCATGACTTAAAAAAAGTTCCCGGTGGTTCGTCTGGTGGGAGTGCCGCCGCTTTATCCGCAGATATGTGCCTTGGAGCATTTGGCTCGGATACTGGTGGAAGCGTTCGACAGCCAGCTTCCCTTTGTGGAAACATTGGATTTAAGCCGTCTTACGGCAGAGTTTCGCGATATGGGCTTATGGCGATGGCATCATCTTTTGATCAAATTAGTCCTTTTGCTAAGAGTGTTGAAGATGCTGAAATTTTATATAAAGCAGTTGCGGGAAAAGATAAATACGATTCTACGACTGTGGATAAACCATTGGGATTGGATGAAAAAATTGATTTAAAAAAATTGCGAGTCGGCTTGCCAAAAGAATATTATAAAGGACTTGGTGGGAATATTAAGGACAAAATAAAAGAAAAAGTTAATATTTTGAAGGGATTGGGCGCAGAAATAAAAGAAGTTTCGCTTCCGCATACCGATTATGCGCTGGCAGTATACTACATAATCATGCCTTCAGAGCTTTCTTCAAATTTAGCGCGTTTTGACGGTGTTCGTTACGGATATTCCGCATACAAAAAAAGTTCGGTAAAAAATTTATTAGAAACTTATATGGAGTCCAGAGCGATTGGTTTTGGAAAAGAAATAAAACGCAGAATAATGATAGGCACATATGCTCTTTCGTCTGGCTATTATGACGCATATTATAAAAAATCCACGGCTGTACGCGCAGTCATTAAACAGGATTTTGATAAGGTATTTAATGAAGTTGATTGCCTTATAACCCCAACCTCTCCTTCTGTCGCTTGGAATTTGGGAGAAAAAATAGACGATCCATTAAAAATGTACCTTTCCGATATATATACTGTGAGCGCCAATGTTGCTGGGATTCCTGCGATTTCTATACCATGTGGAGATATAGACGGCTTGCCAATTGGATTGCAAATTATAGGTAAGCAATTTGATGAAAACACTGTTTTGCGTACTGCAAAAGAGTTGCATGCATAA
- a CDS encoding Asp-tRNA(Asn)/Glu-tRNA(Gln) amidotransferase GatCAB subunit C has translation MKLNKEDVQKIALLARIGIKDDELSKYGDELSSILEYVDKLQEVDTTGANPNFYITNLQNSWREDELIGCSEAEHELILGNMPDKEGDLLKTMGVFKK, from the coding sequence ATGAAGTTGAACAAAGAAGATGTACAAAAAATTGCGCTTTTAGCTCGAATTGGAATAAAGGATGACGAGCTTTCAAAATATGGTGATGAACTTTCGTCTATTTTGGAATATGTCGATAAATTACAAGAGGTGGATACCACCGGAGCTAACCCAAATTTTTATATAACAAACCTTCAAAATAGCTGGCGTGAAGATGAGCTAATTGGTTGTTCCGAAGCCGAGCATGAGCTTATCTTGGGTAATATGCCGGATAAAGAAGGGGATTTATTAAAAACAATGGGCGTCTTTAAGAAATAA
- a CDS encoding NAD-dependent DNA ligase LigA, protein MDKQEAKKRINILKKEINYRRYLYHVLDKPDISDSALDSLKHELYRLEQQYPDFITTDSPTQRVGGKALDKFQKVHHEVPMLSIEDVFAYKELEEWEKRIKKLSPGSHFDYYAEIKMDGLAVSLVYKNGILETGSTRGDGKVGEDVAQNLKTIEAIPLQLNIPTEKQVNDFLKRYGNVDAKIFKEKIEKLSGRIEVRGETYMRASIFEKLNKENSKKGGQVFANPRNAAAGSIRQLNSKITAKRELDFFGYDLLANFGHKTHEEAHEILKLIGVKTNLNNRYCKNLEQVQKFYKEIEKKRKKQDYWLDGTVINVNNVALFKKLGVAGKTPRGIVAYKYPGEEATGRILKVSWDVGRTGAITPVATLDPMQIGGTTVTHATLHNPDEIERLNLHIGDTVIVEKAGDVIPKIKKAIESLRPQNAKKISIPRQCPICGEVLERKKIRKSAKKETEGAILYCSNKKCARKNIRGIIHFASKKAFYIEGMGKKIVEQLVIEGLINTPADLFKLKKEDLEPLERFAEKSAENIIEAIEKSKKISLSRFIYALGIPNVGEETADALARKFGILEKLQKATREELENIEDVGTVVAESIEKFFNDESVKRLVYNLKENGVKVEEMKVSQYLPLRGKKFVLTGGLDSITRDDAKKKIKDLGGDVSSSVSGETDFVVVGVEPGSKLDKARKLGIKIINEKEFLKMLR, encoded by the coding sequence ATGGATAAACAAGAAGCAAAAAAAAGAATAAATATTTTAAAAAAAGAGATAAACTATCGTCGTTATCTTTATCATGTTTTGGATAAGCCCGATATTTCCGATTCTGCATTAGATTCTCTAAAACACGAACTATATAGGCTAGAACAGCAATATCCCGATTTTATCACAACAGATTCTCCAACACAGAGAGTCGGTGGAAAAGCGTTAGACAAATTTCAAAAAGTGCATCATGAGGTGCCAATGCTTTCCATTGAAGACGTTTTTGCTTATAAAGAGCTGGAAGAATGGGAAAAGCGAATAAAAAAGCTTTCACCTGGAAGCCATTTTGATTATTATGCTGAAATAAAAATGGACGGGCTTGCGGTTTCGCTTGTTTATAAGAATGGTATATTGGAAACAGGTTCAACGAGGGGTGATGGAAAAGTAGGCGAAGATGTTGCGCAAAATTTAAAAACAATAGAAGCGATACCATTACAATTAAATATTCCGACAGAAAAACAGGTAAATGATTTTCTAAAAAGGTATGGCAATGTTGATGCAAAAATTTTTAAAGAAAAAATTGAGAAGTTAAGCGGTAGAATAGAGGTGCGTGGCGAAACGTACATGCGGGCAAGCATATTTGAAAAATTAAACAAAGAGAATTCAAAAAAAGGTGGTCAGGTTTTTGCAAATCCAAGGAATGCCGCCGCTGGAAGCATAAGACAGCTAAATTCAAAAATAACCGCCAAGCGAGAGTTAGATTTTTTCGGATATGATTTATTGGCTAACTTTGGGCACAAAACCCATGAAGAAGCGCACGAGATATTAAAATTAATAGGAGTAAAAACAAATCTTAACAATAGATATTGTAAAAATTTGGAGCAAGTACAAAAATTTTATAAAGAAATTGAAAAAAAGAGGAAAAAACAAGACTATTGGCTTGATGGAACGGTGATAAATGTAAACAATGTCGCTTTATTTAAAAAATTGGGAGTGGCTGGCAAAACTCCGCGCGGAATAGTTGCCTATAAATATCCGGGTGAAGAAGCCACGGGGCGAATTTTGAAAGTAAGTTGGGATGTGGGCAGAACCGGAGCAATAACGCCGGTTGCTACATTAGATCCAATGCAAATCGGAGGCACCACTGTGACACATGCGACGCTTCATAATCCTGATGAAATTGAGCGACTAAACTTACATATCGGAGATACGGTTATTGTAGAAAAGGCTGGTGACGTAATACCAAAAATAAAAAAAGCAATAGAAAGTTTAAGACCGCAAAATGCAAAAAAAATAAGCATACCGCGACAATGTCCGATATGTGGAGAGGTTTTAGAAAGAAAAAAGATAAGGAAATCAGCCAAAAAAGAGACTGAGGGCGCGATTTTGTATTGTTCGAATAAAAAATGCGCGCGAAAAAATATCAGAGGAATTATTCATTTTGCGTCAAAAAAAGCTTTTTATATAGAAGGAATGGGAAAAAAAATCGTAGAACAACTTGTAATAGAGGGTCTCATAAATACACCTGCTGATTTATTCAAATTAAAAAAAGAAGATTTGGAACCATTGGAAAGATTTGCAGAAAAATCAGCAGAAAATATAATAGAAGCAATAGAAAAATCAAAAAAAATATCTTTATCCCGTTTTATTTATGCGCTCGGTATTCCGAATGTAGGAGAGGAAACAGCAGATGCCTTGGCGAGAAAGTTTGGAATTTTGGAAAAATTGCAAAAAGCAACACGTGAGGAATTAGAAAATATTGAAGATGTTGGCACTGTAGTGGCGGAATCAATTGAGAAATTTTTTAATGATGAGAGTGTAAAACGTTTAGTTTATAATTTGAAAGAGAATGGTGTAAAGGTAGAAGAAATGAAGGTTAGCCAATATCTTCCGCTTCGCGGTAAGAAGTTTGTTTTAACCGGCGGGTTGGACAGCATAACAAGAGATGACGCAAAAAAGAAGATAAAAGACTTGGGTGGAGACGTATCTTCTTCTGTGTCAGGTGAAACAGATTTTGTTGTGGTTGGTGTTGAACCTGGGAGCAAGTTGGATAAAGCGCGAAAATTAGGCATAAAAATTATAAATGAGAAGGAATTTTTAAAAATGTTGAGATAG
- the dnaJ gene encoding molecular chaperone DnaJ, whose translation MEKDYYKILDLSRSASADEIKRRFRELAHKYHPDKPGGDAEKFKEINEAYQVLNNAERRKQYDQYGTTFDNFGGFNQQNPFSGSGNFGGQRVNINMDDLGDIFGDLFGMGSRTRTKTHTRGGDIEMNLGLTFKESIQGVEKKIEIYKNAKCEACQGSGAEPGTKITTCSECNGAGSVRRVQNTMFGSFATNTTCPRCRGEGNQPDELCKKCKGAGILKKSVSLKINVPAGISDGEILRVTGGGEAGEKGGVPGDLYLHINVGVDRRFERDGNNIITRTPLDFKTATLGGHKEVETLDGKMRVKIPAGTASGQLFRLKGYGVAGRGDMLVEMYITVPKKISKKQKKILEDWE comes from the coding sequence AAAATTTTAGATTTGTCAAGAAGCGCTTCTGCCGATGAGATAAAGCGTCGTTTTCGTGAACTCGCGCATAAATATCATCCTGATAAGCCGGGAGGAGACGCAGAAAAATTTAAAGAAATAAACGAAGCCTATCAAGTATTGAATAATGCGGAACGCAGAAAACAATATGATCAATATGGCACAACTTTTGATAATTTTGGTGGATTTAATCAACAAAATCCTTTTTCCGGTTCAGGAAATTTTGGTGGACAGCGCGTTAATATAAATATGGACGATTTGGGAGATATTTTTGGCGACCTTTTTGGAATGGGCTCTCGCACCCGCACAAAAACCCACACGCGCGGAGGAGATATAGAAATGAATCTTGGACTAACATTTAAAGAGTCTATACAGGGTGTAGAAAAGAAAATAGAAATTTATAAAAACGCCAAATGCGAAGCATGCCAGGGCTCTGGAGCAGAACCGGGCACAAAAATAACGACTTGTTCAGAATGTAATGGAGCGGGCAGTGTTAGAAGAGTTCAGAACACCATGTTTGGTTCTTTTGCTACCAACACGACTTGTCCTCGGTGTAGAGGAGAAGGAAACCAACCTGATGAGCTCTGCAAAAAATGCAAAGGCGCCGGTATTTTGAAAAAAAGCGTAAGTTTGAAAATAAATGTTCCAGCCGGCATTTCCGATGGTGAGATTTTGCGTGTCACAGGCGGTGGAGAGGCAGGAGAAAAAGGCGGAGTACCGGGCGACCTATACCTTCATATTAATGTAGGAGTAGATCGAAGATTTGAAAGAGATGGGAATAATATTATCACTCGGACGCCACTTGATTTCAAAACGGCAACTTTGGGTGGACATAAAGAGGTAGAAACATTGGATGGAAAAATGAGAGTAAAGATACCGGCAGGCACAGCATCTGGTCAGCTTTTCCGTTTGAAGGGATATGGAGTTGCCGGCCGTGGCGATATGCTGGTAGAAATGTATATTACTGTTCCGAAAAAAATATCCAAAAAGCAGAAAAAAATATTGGAAGATTGGGAATAG